One Nonomuraea angiospora DNA segment encodes these proteins:
- a CDS encoding ABC transporter permease subunit, whose amino-acid sequence MILGYVLSGLVTGAIFAVMGSGLTLSYAATGVFNFAHGAVGFLSALLFYELNQAAGLPAWLSALVSAALFAPALGYVLHRTMFGGLAQAGETAQIVATIGLTIALPALGLLVVDLAGLPSADATSLPRGVGPHPALSFEVLGARLDSDQLITFGFSAVAAAGLWAFMRHSPYGLRMRAAVDRRRLATLRGIDADATSALAWMLGSGLAGLAGVLAVSVLGLDATAYTVLLFASATAAVFGRLRSIPWTFAAGLALGVVQNLVAGYTDFLEEVTGLRTAVPVILLFAGLVLLNRSRERVAGSAAEDAPPPDHLAGLPPWRRRMPWALGLVALVGFTFLASEYYVGVAAQGLVLALIFCSFVVVTGIGGMVNLAQAAFASMAALTCGWAFSSGLPFFVAIVLGVLASAAVGMLVALPALRLGGRVLTLATLALALLADQVLFQVDAFSNGTIGWPVPALGLGFADTSDPRVRVVVLLVLIGAVALLVRNLERSASGRAILAVRSAPAAATTSGISAPRTKIMLFALASAIAGLGGVLFAVSKGSITATDLPAFSGFVWLAVVVLQGVRRVGGAVLGGLIAVAVPELLATWGVSAHVGAILFGAGGVILAKHPDGVLTQLAELRHRRRRGVPAEPVPAAPPPVQVDGPLFRLEGVVAGYADSTVLRGVDLAVRPGEVVALLGANGAGKSTTCAVAAGDLAVTSGRILLDGQDVTAWPAHRRARAGILLAPEGRGVFPGLTVEENLRTWLPDPGPVYERLPQLAERRTVPAGALSGGEQQLLTLAPALVRPPRVLIADEPSLGLAPMMVRQVFDVFAELRSRGVALLLVEEKATEALALADRVAFMRLGRVTWAGPRSEVDSERLTAAYLGVR is encoded by the coding sequence ATGATCCTGGGATACGTGCTCAGCGGCCTGGTCACCGGGGCGATCTTCGCGGTCATGGGATCGGGCCTGACGCTGTCGTACGCGGCCACCGGGGTGTTCAACTTCGCCCACGGCGCCGTCGGATTCCTGTCGGCCCTGCTGTTCTACGAGCTCAACCAGGCGGCCGGGCTGCCCGCGTGGCTGTCGGCCCTGGTGTCGGCGGCGCTGTTCGCGCCCGCGCTCGGATACGTGCTGCACAGGACCATGTTCGGCGGGCTCGCGCAGGCGGGCGAGACCGCGCAGATCGTCGCCACCATCGGGCTGACGATCGCGCTGCCCGCGCTGGGCCTCCTGGTCGTGGACCTGGCCGGGCTGCCGAGCGCGGACGCGACCTCGCTGCCGCGCGGCGTCGGCCCGCACCCGGCGCTCTCCTTCGAGGTGCTCGGGGCCCGGCTGGACAGCGACCAGCTCATCACGTTCGGCTTCTCGGCGGTGGCGGCGGCCGGGCTGTGGGCGTTCATGCGGCATTCCCCGTACGGGCTGCGCATGCGGGCCGCCGTGGACCGGCGCCGCCTGGCCACGCTCCGGGGCATCGACGCGGACGCCACCTCGGCGCTGGCCTGGATGCTCGGCTCGGGACTCGCCGGGCTCGCCGGGGTGCTGGCGGTGTCCGTGCTGGGGCTGGACGCGACGGCGTACACGGTGCTGCTGTTCGCCTCGGCGACGGCGGCGGTGTTCGGGCGGCTGCGCTCGATCCCGTGGACGTTCGCGGCCGGGCTCGCGCTCGGCGTGGTCCAGAACCTGGTCGCCGGATACACCGACTTCCTCGAAGAGGTCACCGGGCTGCGCACGGCCGTGCCGGTGATCCTGCTGTTCGCCGGGCTCGTCCTGCTGAACAGGTCGCGCGAGCGGGTCGCGGGCAGCGCGGCCGAGGACGCGCCCCCACCCGACCACCTGGCGGGGCTGCCGCCGTGGCGGCGCAGGATGCCGTGGGCGCTCGGCCTGGTCGCGCTGGTCGGGTTCACCTTCCTCGCCTCCGAGTACTACGTGGGCGTGGCCGCGCAGGGGCTGGTGCTGGCGCTGATCTTCTGCTCGTTCGTGGTGGTGACCGGCATCGGCGGCATGGTCAACCTGGCCCAGGCCGCCTTCGCCTCGATGGCGGCGCTGACCTGCGGATGGGCGTTCTCGTCCGGGCTGCCGTTCTTCGTGGCGATCGTGCTGGGCGTGCTGGCCTCCGCCGCCGTGGGGATGCTGGTGGCGCTGCCCGCGCTGCGGCTGGGCGGGCGGGTGCTGACGCTGGCCACGCTGGCACTGGCGCTGCTGGCCGACCAGGTGCTGTTCCAGGTGGACGCGTTCAGCAACGGGACCATCGGGTGGCCGGTGCCCGCGCTGGGGCTCGGCTTCGCGGACACCTCGGATCCCCGGGTGCGGGTGGTGGTGCTGCTCGTGCTGATCGGGGCGGTCGCCCTGCTCGTACGCAACCTCGAAAGGTCGGCCTCCGGGCGGGCGATCCTCGCGGTCAGGTCGGCCCCCGCCGCCGCCACGACATCCGGGATCTCGGCGCCGCGTACCAAGATCATGCTCTTCGCGCTGGCGTCGGCGATCGCGGGGCTGGGCGGCGTGCTGTTCGCCGTCTCCAAGGGCTCGATCACCGCCACCGACCTGCCGGCGTTCTCCGGGTTCGTGTGGCTGGCCGTGGTGGTCCTTCAGGGCGTGCGCCGCGTCGGCGGCGCGGTGCTGGGCGGCCTGATCGCGGTGGCCGTGCCCGAACTGCTCGCCACCTGGGGCGTGTCAGCGCACGTCGGGGCCATCCTGTTCGGGGCCGGCGGCGTGATCCTGGCCAAGCATCCCGACGGGGTGCTGACCCAGCTCGCCGAGCTCCGCCACCGGCGCAGGCGCGGCGTTCCGGCGGAGCCGGTCCCGGCCGCGCCGCCGCCGGTCCAGGTGGACGGGCCGCTGTTCAGGCTGGAGGGCGTGGTCGCCGGTTACGCGGACAGCACGGTGCTGCGCGGCGTGGACCTGGCCGTCCGGCCCGGCGAGGTGGTCGCGCTGCTCGGCGCCAACGGGGCGGGCAAGTCCACGACCTGCGCGGTGGCCGCCGGCGACCTGGCCGTCACCAGCGGCCGGATCCTGCTGGACGGCCAGGACGTCACCGCCTGGCCCGCGCACCGCAGGGCCCGCGCGGGCATCCTGCTCGCGCCCGAGGGCCGGGGCGTCTTCCCCGGGCTCACGGTGGAGGAGAATCTGCGGACCTGGCTGCCCGACCCGGGTCCCGTCTACGAGCGCCTGCCGCAGCTCGCCGAGCGCCGTACCGTGCCGGCCGGCGCCCTGTCCGGCGGCGAGCAGCAGCTGCTCACGCTCGCGCCCGCGCTGGTGCGGCCGCCCCGGGTGCTCATCGCCGACGAGCCGTCGCTGGGGCTGGCGCCGATGATGGTGCGGCAGGTGTTCGACGTGTTCGCCGAGCTGCGCTCTCGCGGCGTGGCGCTGCTGCTGGTCGAGGAGAAGGCCACGGAGGCGCTGGCCCTCGCCGACCGGGTGGCGTTCATGCGGCTGGGGCGCGTCACCTGGGCGGGGCCGCGCTCGGAAGTGGACAGCGAGCGGCTGACCGCCGCCTACCTGGGGGTGCGGTGA
- a CDS encoding ABC transporter ATP-binding protein, whose amino-acid sequence MLAVEGVSVAFGGVRALDQVSFEVAAGQVCGVIGPNGAGKTTLFDVVSGLRRPSEGRVSVAGRDLTGVSPVRRARAGVRRTFQRTQVFGRLTVAGNVLAALDWHGGGGGLAADLVGRPARRRLERERGERVAEVLELCGLTPLRDAYAAALPVGQRRLVELARALADRPRLLLLDEPTSGLDAAQTARLGEVVKALDTTVLLVEHDMGFVMDTCDRIIVLDLGKVIAAGAPAEIREDPVVRAAYLG is encoded by the coding sequence ATGCTGGCCGTGGAGGGCGTGTCGGTGGCGTTCGGCGGGGTGCGGGCGCTGGACCAGGTGTCGTTCGAGGTCGCGGCGGGTCAGGTGTGCGGCGTCATCGGGCCGAACGGGGCCGGGAAGACGACGCTGTTCGACGTGGTGTCGGGGCTGCGCCGGCCCAGCGAGGGCCGGGTCAGCGTGGCGGGCCGGGACCTGACCGGGGTGTCCCCGGTCAGGCGGGCCAGGGCCGGGGTGCGGCGCACGTTCCAGCGGACCCAGGTCTTCGGCCGGCTCACCGTGGCCGGCAACGTGCTGGCCGCGCTCGACTGGCACGGCGGCGGTGGCGGGCTCGCCGCCGACCTGGTCGGCCGGCCCGCCCGCCGGCGGCTGGAGCGGGAACGCGGCGAGCGCGTGGCCGAGGTGCTGGAGCTGTGCGGGCTCACCCCGCTGCGGGACGCGTACGCCGCCGCGCTCCCCGTCGGGCAGCGCCGGCTGGTCGAGCTGGCCAGGGCCCTGGCCGACCGGCCCCGCCTCCTGCTGCTGGACGAGCCCACCTCGGGCCTGGACGCCGCCCAGACCGCGCGCCTCGGCGAGGTCGTCAAGGCCCTGGACACGACCGTGCTGCTGGTCGAGCACGACATGGGCTTCGTCATGGACACCTGCGACCGGATCATCGTGCTGGACCTCGGCAAGGTGATCGCCGCCGGCGCGCCGGCCGAGATCCGGGAGGACCCGGTCGTCAGGGCCGCCTACCTAGGCTGA
- a CDS encoding dienelactone hydrolase family protein → MCHSTDSRPPAPPIQGEVASHEQIELTAADGNRLLAYRAEPAEPNGRSVVILPDVRGLHPYYRALAVRFAEAGFRTIAIDYFGRTAGLGERDDDFDFMKHVGQLKAEHVRADARAATEQLDGPVFTVGFCMGGAHSWRQAYEGNGLAGGIGFYGALRAIEEPATGPGAPLLMLLAGADTATTPEQFEAFEAALDRVGTEHEKVVYEGAPHSFFDRTYAEWTDACQDSWRRILSFTERHSA, encoded by the coding sequence ATGTGCCATTCCACCGACAGCAGGCCGCCAGCACCGCCGATCCAGGGCGAGGTGGCCTCTCACGAGCAGATTGAGCTGACGGCCGCCGACGGAAACCGGCTGCTCGCCTACCGGGCCGAGCCCGCCGAGCCGAACGGGCGCAGCGTGGTGATCCTGCCCGACGTGCGCGGGCTGCACCCGTACTACCGCGCCCTCGCGGTGCGCTTCGCCGAGGCGGGCTTCCGCACGATCGCGATCGACTACTTCGGCCGCACGGCGGGCCTCGGCGAGCGCGACGACGACTTCGACTTCATGAAGCACGTCGGGCAGCTCAAGGCCGAGCACGTCAGGGCCGACGCCAGGGCGGCCACCGAGCAGCTCGACGGCCCGGTCTTCACGGTCGGCTTCTGCATGGGCGGCGCCCACTCGTGGCGGCAGGCGTACGAGGGGAACGGGCTGGCGGGCGGCATCGGCTTCTACGGCGCGCTGCGCGCCATCGAGGAGCCGGCGACCGGGCCCGGCGCGCCCCTCCTGATGCTGCTCGCGGGCGCGGACACGGCGACCACGCCCGAGCAGTTCGAGGCGTTCGAGGCGGCGCTCGACCGGGTGGGCACGGAGCACGAGAAGGTCGTCTACGAGGGCGCGCCGCACTCGTTCTTCGACCGCACGTACGCCGAGTGGACGGACGCGTGCCAGGACTCCTGGCGCCGCATCCTGTCGTTCACCGAGCGCCACTCAGCCTAG